Proteins encoded together in one Kutzneria kofuensis window:
- a CDS encoding LLM class flavin-dependent oxidoreductase — protein sequence MHRYVTDAREVPLSVLDLAPVAQGSTSAQALQNTLDLARHVERLGYHRYWLAEHHNMPGIASSAPAVLIGHVAAATERIRVGSGGVMLPNHPPLVVAEQFGTLEAFHPGRIDLGIGRAPGTDGVTAQALRRSTGPLSADDFPQQLAELLRYFEEPTPDQKVVAVNAPGNKPPLWLLGSSGYSAQVAGLMGIPFAFAHHFSAENTLPALALYREAFRPSAVLDKPYAMVAAAVVAADDDEHARYLAGPSGLSFLRLRSGRPGLFPSPEEAAAYPYTDLERLFIEDRARSMIIGGPDTVAKGVAELLEATQADELMVTTMVHDHNDRLRSYELLTKAVRGS from the coding sequence TTGCACAGGTACGTGACCGATGCCCGCGAAGTGCCCCTGTCCGTGCTCGACCTCGCCCCGGTGGCGCAGGGCTCGACCAGCGCGCAGGCGCTGCAGAACACCCTGGACCTCGCGCGGCACGTGGAACGGCTCGGCTATCACCGGTATTGGCTGGCCGAGCACCACAACATGCCGGGCATCGCCAGCTCGGCGCCGGCGGTGCTGATCGGGCACGTGGCGGCGGCGACGGAGCGGATCCGGGTCGGTTCGGGCGGCGTGATGCTGCCGAACCACCCGCCGCTGGTGGTGGCCGAGCAGTTCGGCACGCTGGAGGCGTTCCACCCGGGCCGCATCGACCTGGGCATCGGCCGCGCCCCGGGCACGGACGGTGTCACCGCGCAGGCGCTGCGCCGCAGCACGGGGCCGCTGTCGGCGGACGACTTCCCGCAGCAGCTGGCGGAACTGCTGCGCTACTTCGAGGAGCCGACGCCGGACCAGAAGGTCGTCGCGGTGAACGCGCCCGGCAACAAGCCGCCGCTGTGGCTGCTGGGTTCCTCCGGCTACAGCGCCCAGGTCGCCGGCCTGATGGGCATTCCGTTCGCCTTCGCGCACCACTTCAGCGCCGAGAACACGCTGCCGGCGCTGGCGCTGTACCGCGAGGCGTTCCGGCCGTCGGCGGTGCTGGACAAGCCGTACGCGATGGTCGCGGCCGCGGTCGTCGCCGCCGACGACGACGAGCACGCCCGGTATCTGGCCGGGCCGAGCGGGCTGTCGTTCCTGCGGCTGCGCAGCGGCCGGCCGGGGCTGTTCCCGTCGCCGGAGGAGGCGGCCGCGTACCCGTACACGGACCTGGAGCGGCTGTTCATCGAGGACCGGGCCCGGTCGATGATCATCGGCGGGCCGGACACCGTGGCCAAGGGCGTGGCCGAACTGCTGGAGGCGACCCAGGCCGACGAGCTCATGGTCACCACCATGGTGCACGACCACAACGACCGGCTCCGTTCTTACGAATTGCTGACCAAGGCCGTTCGCGGTTCGTAA